The following are encoded in a window of Carya illinoinensis cultivar Pawnee chromosome 15, C.illinoinensisPawnee_v1, whole genome shotgun sequence genomic DNA:
- the LOC122297259 gene encoding uncharacterized protein LOC122297259 isoform X1 — protein sequence MEDDHDVEQVSETNSQQSNGSTSDAAHKANFDIGEELKDDNLNEDQRRTPRVQTREQPRRLVKTVRSQHASRINESTSDATRSTAFENIDHEEKDANFDIIGHEEVATKSGIVPNKATAFGIGGEEDDNLNEDFYEDQRRTPKVQMREQRRRLGKTVPSQHASQINESTSNAVCPPAFENIDHEEEAANFDIVPKEAAVFDIGEELEGDNPNEDQRRTSRVQTRGEDDDYWNEDRQKSGLDIIRKCERQKPVIISRSGWSTMKVPAPMFKVDKGAYVPKIVSIGPFHYNEPSLRAMQTQKRRFLNRLIQNKTGQPILKENLKNAMRELEEMTRNFYAEDFQAIKSNDFVQMMLLDGCFIVEILRLYEKKYVGEPIFETRWILSNISRDLLLLENQLPMFVLQKIFELTTGEGEASPDLNTLALGFFKPLRLGKDEFATLKLKKCTDGYIHLLALFHSTLTSKDNIYPKQLAKREKKKKHLIRPGKGWVHNAKTLRYAGIELKNNSDSILDIQLKGKTLNIPTMTIHDGTSPLLRNLIAYEQNNRSAAPYFCCLAVFLGSIVDTIEDVKILRDAGIIKQAKGGDEEVANLLNNLTNGLVFDIDKEDCYMIEQIENINRLCQAHNTRVQFRHLVYRLNYKGLLITYASILVTIIFSLLAAKFASYNPLANQHYSQPEPLPPPPPPPQLPPLYLHPPSPSPLPLPSHLYTPPPPPPPSPPPPPPSPYLRPPPPLSYLPFPLPPPSWPEPPPPPPLQPPPPYLHPPPPSPLPSHLHTPPPPPPPPPPPPPPPLPPPSPPHLCPPSPPPPPPHLRPPPPLYLHPPPPPPSPPHLRPPPPPSSYLHPPPPPPPHLPPHLCPPLPPPSPPPLPQHLCPPSPPLPPPPSPYRRPPPPLPLHLPPHLCPPLPSPSPPPLPPHLRPPPPLYLRPPPPPHLRPSLPPPPPLPPHLPRHLCPAPPPVPAPAPPSPLHLRPPPPPPPHPCKCP from the exons ATGGAAGATGATCATGATGTGGAACAGGTATCTGAAACCAATAGTCAACAATCAAATGGGAGTACTTCAGATGCAGCTCACAAGGCAAATTTTGACATTGGCGAAGAAttgaaagatgacaatctaaATGAAGATCAAAGGCGTACACCAAGAGTCCAAACACGTGAGCAACCTAGAAGATTAGTAAAAACTGTTCGTAGTCAACATGCTAGCCGAATCAACGAGAGTACCTCGGATGCAACTCGCTCGACagcttttgaaaatattgatcatgaagaaaaagatgctaATTTTGATATAATTGGTCACGAAGAAGTAGCTACTAAGTCTGGCATTGTTCCCAATAAAGCAACAGCTTTTGGCATTGGTGGAGAAGAAGATGACAATCTAAATGAAGATTTCTATGAAGATCAGAGGCGTACGCCAAAAGTCCAAATGCGTGAGCAACGTAGAAGATTAGGAAAAACTGTTCCTAGTCAGCATGCTAGCCAAATCAATGAGAGTACTTCGAATGCAGTTTGCCCACCagcttttgaaaatattgatcaTGAAGAAGAAGCTGCTAATTTCGACATTGTTCCTAAAGAAGCAGCTGTTTTTGACATTGGTGAAGAATTGGAAGGTGACAATCCAAATGAAGATCAGAGGCGTACGTCAAGAGTCCAAACACGTGGAGAAGATGATGACTATTGGAATGAAGATAGACAAAAATCAGGATTAGATATAATTCGAAAATGTGAGAGACAAAAACCTGTTATCATTAGCAGATCAGGATGGTCGACAATGAAAGTTCCTGCACCTATGTTCAAAGTCGACAAAGGTGCTTATGTCCCCAAGATTGTCTCTATTGGTCCATTTCATTATAATGAACCAAGTCTACGAGCCATGCAAACTCAAAAACGGCGGTTTCTTAATCGCCTTATTCAAAACAAGACAGGGCAGCCTATCCTTaaagaaaatcttaaaaatgCCATGAGAGAATTGGAGGAAATGACCAGAAATTTTTATGCAGAAGACTTTCAGGCTATAAAGTCTAATGATTTTGTGCAGATGATGCTCCTTGACGGCTGCTTCATTGTAGAAATCCTACGTTTATACGAG AAAAAATATGTGGGGGAGCCTATTTTTGAAACACGATGGATACTTTCAAATATCTCTCGCGATTTACTTTTGTTGGAGAACCAACTCCCTATGTTTGTACTGCAGAAGATTTTTGAACTTACTACCGGGGAAGGAGAGGCAAGTCCCGATCTGAATACGCTTGCTCTTGGATTTTTTAAACCCTTGAGACTTGGGAAGGATGAATTTGCGACACTTAAGTTGAAAAAGTGCACCGATGGGTATATACATCTGTTGGCTTTGTTTCACTCTACCTTAACTTCAAAGGATAACATATACCCAAAGCAGCTTGcaaagagggaaaagaaaaaaaaacatcttaTTCGTCCTGGGAAAGGTTGGGTGCATAATGCCAAAACACTTCGTTATGCTGGTATTGAGTTAAAAAACAATTCTGATAGCATTCTTGACATACAGCTTAAAGGCAAGACGTTGAATATTCCGACCATGACCATCCATGATGGCACCAGCCCTTTGTTGAGGAACTTGATAGCCTATGAACAAAACAACCGCTCTGCAGCTCCATATTTTTGCTGTCTTGCAGTGTTCTTGGGCAGTATAGTGGATACGATCGAGGATGTCAAGATTCTTCGTGATGCCGGGATTATCAAACAGGCAAAGGGTGGAGACGAGGAGGTGGCAAATCTTCTCAACAATCTCACTAATGGGCTGGTGTTTGATATTGATAAGGAGGACTGCTACATGATAGAGCAAATCGAAAACATCAACCGTCTTTGTCAAGCACACAACACTAGAGTTCAATTTCGCCATCTTGTCTATAGGTTGAACTACAAGGGATTACTTATAACATATGCTTCCATCCTGGTTACAatcatcttttcccttttagCTGCTAAGTTTGCAAGTTACAACCCCTTAGCTAATCAGCACTATTCACAGCCAGAACCTctacctccacctccacctccacctcaaCTTCCACCTCTGTATCTGCATCCACCTTCACCTTCACCTCTACCTCTACCTTCGCACTTGTatacacctccacctccacctccaccttcacctccacctccacctccatctccttatctGCGTCCACCTCCACCTCTATCCTATTTGCCTTTCCCTCTACCTCCACCTTCATGGCCAgaacctccacctccacctccacttcAACCTCCACCTCCGTATCTGCATCCACCTCCACCTTCACCTCTACCTTCGCACTTGCatacacctccacctccacctccacctccacctccacctccacctccgccTCTACCTCCACCTTCACCTCCACATCTGTGTCCACcttcacctccacctccacctccgcaTCTGCGTCCACCTCCACCTCTGTATTTgcatccacctccacctccaccttcaCCTCCGCATCTGcgtccacctccacctccatctTCGTATCTgcatccacctccacctccacctcctcaTTTGCCTCCACATTTGTGTCCACCTCTACCTCCACCTTCACCTCCACCTCTACCTCAGCATCTGTGTCCACCTTCACCTCCACTTCCGCCACCTCCATCTCCGTATCGGCGTCCACCTCCACCTCTACCTCTGCATTTGCCTCCGCATTTGTGTCCACCTCTACCTTCACCTTCACCTCCACCTCTACCTCCACATCTGCGTCCACCTCCACCTCTGTATCTGcgtccacctccacctccacatCTGCGTCCATCTctacctccacctccacctctacCTCCGCATTTGCCTCGGCATTTGTGTCCAGCTCCACCTCCAGTTCCAGCTCCAGCTCCACCTTCACCTCTGCATCTGcgtccacctccacctccacctccgcaTCCGTGTAAATGTCCATAA
- the LOC122297259 gene encoding uncharacterized protein LOC122297259 isoform X2, with the protein MEDDHDVEQVSETNSQQSNGSTSDAAHKANFDIGEELKDDNLNEDQRRTPRVQTREQPRRLVKTVRSQHASRINESTSDATRSTAFENIDHEEKDANFDIIGHEEVATKSGIVPNKATAFGIGGEEDDNLNEDFYEDQRRTPKVQMREQRRRLGKTVPSQHASQINESTSNAVCPPAFENIDHEEEAANFDIVPKEAAVFDIGEELEGDNPNEDQRRTSRVQTRGEDDDYWNEDRQKSGLDIIRKCERQKPVIISRSGWSTMKVPAPMFKVDKGAYVPKIVSIGPFHYNEPSLRAMQTQKRRFLNRLIQNKTGQPILKENLKNAMRELEEMTRNFYAEDFQAIKSNDFVQMMLLDGCFIVEILRLYEKIFELTTGEGEASPDLNTLALGFFKPLRLGKDEFATLKLKKCTDGYIHLLALFHSTLTSKDNIYPKQLAKREKKKKHLIRPGKGWVHNAKTLRYAGIELKNNSDSILDIQLKGKTLNIPTMTIHDGTSPLLRNLIAYEQNNRSAAPYFCCLAVFLGSIVDTIEDVKILRDAGIIKQAKGGDEEVANLLNNLTNGLVFDIDKEDCYMIEQIENINRLCQAHNTRVQFRHLVYRLNYKGLLITYASILVTIIFSLLAAKFASYNPLANQHYSQPEPLPPPPPPPQLPPLYLHPPSPSPLPLPSHLYTPPPPPPPSPPPPPPSPYLRPPPPLSYLPFPLPPPSWPEPPPPPPLQPPPPYLHPPPPSPLPSHLHTPPPPPPPPPPPPPPPLPPPSPPHLCPPSPPPPPPHLRPPPPLYLHPPPPPPSPPHLRPPPPPSSYLHPPPPPPPHLPPHLCPPLPPPSPPPLPQHLCPPSPPLPPPPSPYRRPPPPLPLHLPPHLCPPLPSPSPPPLPPHLRPPPPLYLRPPPPPHLRPSLPPPPPLPPHLPRHLCPAPPPVPAPAPPSPLHLRPPPPPPPHPCKCP; encoded by the exons ATGGAAGATGATCATGATGTGGAACAGGTATCTGAAACCAATAGTCAACAATCAAATGGGAGTACTTCAGATGCAGCTCACAAGGCAAATTTTGACATTGGCGAAGAAttgaaagatgacaatctaaATGAAGATCAAAGGCGTACACCAAGAGTCCAAACACGTGAGCAACCTAGAAGATTAGTAAAAACTGTTCGTAGTCAACATGCTAGCCGAATCAACGAGAGTACCTCGGATGCAACTCGCTCGACagcttttgaaaatattgatcatgaagaaaaagatgctaATTTTGATATAATTGGTCACGAAGAAGTAGCTACTAAGTCTGGCATTGTTCCCAATAAAGCAACAGCTTTTGGCATTGGTGGAGAAGAAGATGACAATCTAAATGAAGATTTCTATGAAGATCAGAGGCGTACGCCAAAAGTCCAAATGCGTGAGCAACGTAGAAGATTAGGAAAAACTGTTCCTAGTCAGCATGCTAGCCAAATCAATGAGAGTACTTCGAATGCAGTTTGCCCACCagcttttgaaaatattgatcaTGAAGAAGAAGCTGCTAATTTCGACATTGTTCCTAAAGAAGCAGCTGTTTTTGACATTGGTGAAGAATTGGAAGGTGACAATCCAAATGAAGATCAGAGGCGTACGTCAAGAGTCCAAACACGTGGAGAAGATGATGACTATTGGAATGAAGATAGACAAAAATCAGGATTAGATATAATTCGAAAATGTGAGAGACAAAAACCTGTTATCATTAGCAGATCAGGATGGTCGACAATGAAAGTTCCTGCACCTATGTTCAAAGTCGACAAAGGTGCTTATGTCCCCAAGATTGTCTCTATTGGTCCATTTCATTATAATGAACCAAGTCTACGAGCCATGCAAACTCAAAAACGGCGGTTTCTTAATCGCCTTATTCAAAACAAGACAGGGCAGCCTATCCTTaaagaaaatcttaaaaatgCCATGAGAGAATTGGAGGAAATGACCAGAAATTTTTATGCAGAAGACTTTCAGGCTATAAAGTCTAATGATTTTGTGCAGATGATGCTCCTTGACGGCTGCTTCATTGTAGAAATCCTACGTTTATACGAG AAGATTTTTGAACTTACTACCGGGGAAGGAGAGGCAAGTCCCGATCTGAATACGCTTGCTCTTGGATTTTTTAAACCCTTGAGACTTGGGAAGGATGAATTTGCGACACTTAAGTTGAAAAAGTGCACCGATGGGTATATACATCTGTTGGCTTTGTTTCACTCTACCTTAACTTCAAAGGATAACATATACCCAAAGCAGCTTGcaaagagggaaaagaaaaaaaaacatcttaTTCGTCCTGGGAAAGGTTGGGTGCATAATGCCAAAACACTTCGTTATGCTGGTATTGAGTTAAAAAACAATTCTGATAGCATTCTTGACATACAGCTTAAAGGCAAGACGTTGAATATTCCGACCATGACCATCCATGATGGCACCAGCCCTTTGTTGAGGAACTTGATAGCCTATGAACAAAACAACCGCTCTGCAGCTCCATATTTTTGCTGTCTTGCAGTGTTCTTGGGCAGTATAGTGGATACGATCGAGGATGTCAAGATTCTTCGTGATGCCGGGATTATCAAACAGGCAAAGGGTGGAGACGAGGAGGTGGCAAATCTTCTCAACAATCTCACTAATGGGCTGGTGTTTGATATTGATAAGGAGGACTGCTACATGATAGAGCAAATCGAAAACATCAACCGTCTTTGTCAAGCACACAACACTAGAGTTCAATTTCGCCATCTTGTCTATAGGTTGAACTACAAGGGATTACTTATAACATATGCTTCCATCCTGGTTACAatcatcttttcccttttagCTGCTAAGTTTGCAAGTTACAACCCCTTAGCTAATCAGCACTATTCACAGCCAGAACCTctacctccacctccacctccacctcaaCTTCCACCTCTGTATCTGCATCCACCTTCACCTTCACCTCTACCTCTACCTTCGCACTTGTatacacctccacctccacctccaccttcacctccacctccacctccatctccttatctGCGTCCACCTCCACCTCTATCCTATTTGCCTTTCCCTCTACCTCCACCTTCATGGCCAgaacctccacctccacctccacttcAACCTCCACCTCCGTATCTGCATCCACCTCCACCTTCACCTCTACCTTCGCACTTGCatacacctccacctccacctccacctccacctccacctccacctccgccTCTACCTCCACCTTCACCTCCACATCTGTGTCCACcttcacctccacctccacctccgcaTCTGCGTCCACCTCCACCTCTGTATTTgcatccacctccacctccaccttcaCCTCCGCATCTGcgtccacctccacctccatctTCGTATCTgcatccacctccacctccacctcctcaTTTGCCTCCACATTTGTGTCCACCTCTACCTCCACCTTCACCTCCACCTCTACCTCAGCATCTGTGTCCACCTTCACCTCCACTTCCGCCACCTCCATCTCCGTATCGGCGTCCACCTCCACCTCTACCTCTGCATTTGCCTCCGCATTTGTGTCCACCTCTACCTTCACCTTCACCTCCACCTCTACCTCCACATCTGCGTCCACCTCCACCTCTGTATCTGcgtccacctccacctccacatCTGCGTCCATCTctacctccacctccacctctacCTCCGCATTTGCCTCGGCATTTGTGTCCAGCTCCACCTCCAGTTCCAGCTCCAGCTCCACCTTCACCTCTGCATCTGcgtccacctccacctccacctccgcaTCCGTGTAAATGTCCATAA
- the LOC122297260 gene encoding sugar transport protein 7-like isoform X2 translates to MEIMAGGSFGPAGVAKERAEHYRGKVTVYVIIACSVAAVGGSIFGYDIGISGGVTSMDPFLEKFFHTVYIKKKHVHESNYCKYNNQGLAAFTSSLYFAGLVASLVASPVTRKYGRRASIICGGISFLVGATLNSAAANMAMLLLGRIMLGVGIGFGNQAVPLYLSEMAPTHLRGGLNMLFQLATTLGIFTANMINYGTQKLQPWGWRLSIGLAAFPALLMTVGGLLLPETPNSLIEQGLKEKGRKVLEKIRGTKNVDAEFEDMVDASELANSIKHPFHNILEKRNRPQLVMAIFLPTFQILTGINSILFYAPMLFQSMGFGGNASLYSSALTGAVLASSTLISIATVDRLGRRALLISGGIQMIACQVIIAIILGLKFGKDQELSKGFSILVVLVVCLFVLAFGWSWGPLGWTVPSEIFPLEIRSAGQSITVAVNLLFTFIIAQSFLSLLCAFKFGIFLFFAGWITIMTIFVYAFLPETKGVPIEEMIFLWRKHWFWKRIVPEVAGGVASNERQGNSWN, encoded by the exons ATGGAGATCATGGCAGGTGGATCTTTTGGTCCGGCCGGTGTGGCCAAAGAGAGAGCTGAACATTACCGAGGAAAGGTCACTGTTTATGTGATCATTGCCTGCTCTGTTGCTGCTGTTGGTGGCTCAATTTTTGGCTATGATATTGGAATTTCAG GAGGAGTGACATCGATGGATCCATTTCTCGAAAAATTCTTCCATACGGTTTATATAAAGAAGAAGCATGTACATGAAAGTAACTACTGCAAGTACAACAACCAAGGACTTGCAGCATTTACATCTTCCTTATACTTTGCTGGTTTGGTTGCATCTTTGGTGGCGTCTCCTGTTACAAGGAAGTATGGACGTCGGGCAAGTATTATCTGTGGTGGGATCAGTTTTCTTGTTGGAGCAACCCTGAACTCAGCTGCCGCTAATATGGCAATGCTTCTTTTGGGTCGAATCATGCTTGGTGTTGGCATTGGATTTGGAAATCAG GCGGTTCCACTATATTTATCAGAAATGGCGCCAACTCATCTTCGAGGAGGCCTGAACATGTTGTTCCAATTGGCAACTACACTTGGGATCTTTACAGCAAACATGATCAATTACGGAACACAAAAGCTTCAACCTTGGGGATGGAGGCTCTCTATAGGCTTGGCTGCTTTTCCAGCTCTATTGATGACAGTGGGAGGACTACTACTTCCTGAGACACCTAACAGCTTAATCGAGCAAGGACTaaaagagaaagggagaaaAGTCCTGGAAAAGATTAGAGGAACCAAAAATGTCGATGCAGAGTTTGAAGACATGGTTGATGCAAGTGAGCTTGCAAACTCAATAAAGCATCCATTTCATAACATCCTTGAAAAAAGGAACAGGCCTCAATTGGTTATGGCAATCTTCTTGCCAACATTTCAGATCCTCACAGGCATAAATTCAATTCTCTTCTATGCTCCAATGTTGTTTCAGAGTATGGGGTTTGGTGGCAATGCTTCTCTCTACTCTTCAGCTTTGACTGGGGCTGTTCTTGCTTCATCCACGCTAATTTCTATTGCAACAGTGGATAGATTGGGTCGAAGGGCTTTGCTTATAAGTGGTGGAATTCAAATGATTGCATGCCAG GTCATCATCGCTATAATCTTGGGGCTAAAATTTGGCAAGGATCAAGAACTATCGAAAGGTTTCTCTATATTGGTGGTGCTGGTCGTTTGCCTCTTTGTTCTAGCTTTTGGATGGTCTTGGGGTCCACTTGGCTGGACAGTGCCAAGTGAGATATTCCCCTTGGAAATTCGATCAGCAGGACAAAGCATTACAGTAGCTGTGAACCTTCTATTCACATTCATTATAGCCCAGTCTTTCCTTTCCCTTCTTTGTGCATTCAAGTTCGGTATCTTCCTCTTCTTTGCTGGCTGGATTACCATCATGACCATCTTTGTTTACGCCTTCCTACCTGAAACTAAGGGAGTTCCAATTGAAGAGATGATTTTCCTGTGGAGGAAGCACTGGTTCTGGAAGAGAATAGTGCCTGAAGTTGCTGGAGGTGTGGCGAGCAATGAGAGGCAAGGAAATTCATGGAACTAG
- the LOC122297260 gene encoding sugar transport protein 7-like isoform X1: protein MEIMAGGSFGPAGVAKERAEHYRGKVTVYVIIACSVAAVGGSIFGYDIGISGGVTSMDPFLEKFFHTVYIKKKHVHESNYCKYNNQGLAAFTSSLYFAGLVASLVASPVTRKYGRRASIICGGISFLVGATLNSAAANMAMLLLGRIMLGVGIGFGNQVSCFTYLFKCYKKKAKICFLFQKPHNIVFPMFVLKAVPLYLSEMAPTHLRGGLNMLFQLATTLGIFTANMINYGTQKLQPWGWRLSIGLAAFPALLMTVGGLLLPETPNSLIEQGLKEKGRKVLEKIRGTKNVDAEFEDMVDASELANSIKHPFHNILEKRNRPQLVMAIFLPTFQILTGINSILFYAPMLFQSMGFGGNASLYSSALTGAVLASSTLISIATVDRLGRRALLISGGIQMIACQVIIAIILGLKFGKDQELSKGFSILVVLVVCLFVLAFGWSWGPLGWTVPSEIFPLEIRSAGQSITVAVNLLFTFIIAQSFLSLLCAFKFGIFLFFAGWITIMTIFVYAFLPETKGVPIEEMIFLWRKHWFWKRIVPEVAGGVASNERQGNSWN, encoded by the exons ATGGAGATCATGGCAGGTGGATCTTTTGGTCCGGCCGGTGTGGCCAAAGAGAGAGCTGAACATTACCGAGGAAAGGTCACTGTTTATGTGATCATTGCCTGCTCTGTTGCTGCTGTTGGTGGCTCAATTTTTGGCTATGATATTGGAATTTCAG GAGGAGTGACATCGATGGATCCATTTCTCGAAAAATTCTTCCATACGGTTTATATAAAGAAGAAGCATGTACATGAAAGTAACTACTGCAAGTACAACAACCAAGGACTTGCAGCATTTACATCTTCCTTATACTTTGCTGGTTTGGTTGCATCTTTGGTGGCGTCTCCTGTTACAAGGAAGTATGGACGTCGGGCAAGTATTATCTGTGGTGGGATCAGTTTTCTTGTTGGAGCAACCCTGAACTCAGCTGCCGCTAATATGGCAATGCTTCTTTTGGGTCGAATCATGCTTGGTGTTGGCATTGGATTTGGAAATCAGGTATCCTGTTTCACCTACCTTTTCAAGTGTTATAAGAAAAAAGCGAAAATATGTTTTCTGTTTCAGAAACCACACAACATAGTCTTCCCCATGTTTGTTTTGAAGGCGGTTCCACTATATTTATCAGAAATGGCGCCAACTCATCTTCGAGGAGGCCTGAACATGTTGTTCCAATTGGCAACTACACTTGGGATCTTTACAGCAAACATGATCAATTACGGAACACAAAAGCTTCAACCTTGGGGATGGAGGCTCTCTATAGGCTTGGCTGCTTTTCCAGCTCTATTGATGACAGTGGGAGGACTACTACTTCCTGAGACACCTAACAGCTTAATCGAGCAAGGACTaaaagagaaagggagaaaAGTCCTGGAAAAGATTAGAGGAACCAAAAATGTCGATGCAGAGTTTGAAGACATGGTTGATGCAAGTGAGCTTGCAAACTCAATAAAGCATCCATTTCATAACATCCTTGAAAAAAGGAACAGGCCTCAATTGGTTATGGCAATCTTCTTGCCAACATTTCAGATCCTCACAGGCATAAATTCAATTCTCTTCTATGCTCCAATGTTGTTTCAGAGTATGGGGTTTGGTGGCAATGCTTCTCTCTACTCTTCAGCTTTGACTGGGGCTGTTCTTGCTTCATCCACGCTAATTTCTATTGCAACAGTGGATAGATTGGGTCGAAGGGCTTTGCTTATAAGTGGTGGAATTCAAATGATTGCATGCCAG GTCATCATCGCTATAATCTTGGGGCTAAAATTTGGCAAGGATCAAGAACTATCGAAAGGTTTCTCTATATTGGTGGTGCTGGTCGTTTGCCTCTTTGTTCTAGCTTTTGGATGGTCTTGGGGTCCACTTGGCTGGACAGTGCCAAGTGAGATATTCCCCTTGGAAATTCGATCAGCAGGACAAAGCATTACAGTAGCTGTGAACCTTCTATTCACATTCATTATAGCCCAGTCTTTCCTTTCCCTTCTTTGTGCATTCAAGTTCGGTATCTTCCTCTTCTTTGCTGGCTGGATTACCATCATGACCATCTTTGTTTACGCCTTCCTACCTGAAACTAAGGGAGTTCCAATTGAAGAGATGATTTTCCTGTGGAGGAAGCACTGGTTCTGGAAGAGAATAGTGCCTGAAGTTGCTGGAGGTGTGGCGAGCAATGAGAGGCAAGGAAATTCATGGAACTAG